Proteins encoded by one window of uncultured Celeribacter sp.:
- a CDS encoding GMC oxidoreductase: protein MFRKFFHKSMSIGAAIHKSGGAIMGTDPSNSVLKAWGQIWEMPNVVVADASAFPRSGVTGATLTVMAHAKRVCRHLARGSNSAKA from the coding sequence ATGTTCAGAAAATTCTTCCATAAATCCATGAGTATAGGCGCTGCGATCCATAAAAGTGGAGGGGCGATCATGGGCACCGATCCCTCGAATTCCGTGCTCAAAGCTTGGGGGCAGATCTGGGAGATGCCGAATGTGGTCGTGGCCGATGCCAGTGCGTTCCCGCGCAGCGGTGTGACCGGGGCGACGCTGACTGTGATGGCGCATGCCAAACGCGTATGCCGCCATTTGGCGCGAGGGTCGAATTCGGCCAAGGCGTGA
- a CDS encoding sel1 repeat family protein produces the protein MKRICLGLALVLAMPLFAEDLPMELGPDTHVDEQGTLNPHEMSMAQVMENIREGDTGMVICSQGYLITKSGRHELARELFSNCADAGWTGAMTWMSQLDDNGLGAPQDFESAAEWNRKAAEAGDPVGKFNHGLDLMRGWGVARDEDAGRALVDEAAGEGLAVAQRLQSAGYDLDEVTPDADEWRYLNLF, from the coding sequence ATGAAACGCATTTGCCTTGGTCTGGCGCTGGTTTTGGCCATGCCGCTTTTCGCCGAAGATTTACCGATGGAGCTTGGTCCCGACACCCATGTCGACGAGCAGGGCACGCTCAACCCGCATGAGATGTCGATGGCGCAGGTGATGGAGAACATCCGCGAGGGCGACACCGGCATGGTGATCTGTTCTCAGGGCTATCTGATCACGAAATCCGGGCGTCACGAGTTGGCGCGCGAGCTGTTTTCCAACTGTGCGGATGCGGGCTGGACCGGGGCGATGACCTGGATGAGCCAGCTCGATGACAATGGGCTGGGCGCGCCGCAAGACTTTGAGTCCGCAGCCGAGTGGAATCGCAAAGCGGCCGAGGCGGGCGATCCGGTGGGCAAGTTCAACCACGGGCTCGATCTGATGCGCGGCTGGGGCGTGGCGCGGGACGAGGACGCGGGCCGGGCGCTTGTGGATGAGGCGGCGGGCGAAGGCTTGGCCGTCGCACAGCGCTTGCAAAGCGCGGGTTACGATCTCGACGAGGTGACGCCGGACGCCGACGAATGGCGCTATCTCAACCTGTTTTGA
- a CDS encoding AI-2E family transporter gives MTHITGGRSASDWALIILAFIAVVSALDLAQALLAPFVLAFVCAVVLSPLSNFWKRFGLPPSVGALLSLGTVLSLLAILAFIAEPIVERAYVQIPDIKRELSATISQMQDMFRGINDVTKEVQDTISPASSGEERESVDLPSLGDALFAAPSMIAQILLFAAALFFILLSRDDVYEGLTKVHPDSPSGACLRGADARVSRYFLTITLINTCFGVIVASALWALGLPGPMLWGMIAALMNFLLYIGPAMVAVSLVVAGAIAFEGAMSLAPAATFVMLNMMEGQFITPTLVGRHMQVNPLLVFLSLCFWLWLWGPVGGFIAIPLLVWGIAVFEGWGPAPKASPQKT, from the coding sequence ATGACACACATCACAGGGGGGCGCAGCGCAAGTGATTGGGCCTTGATCATTCTGGCCTTCATCGCCGTCGTTTCAGCGCTCGATCTGGCCCAGGCGCTGCTCGCGCCTTTTGTCCTGGCTTTCGTCTGTGCGGTGGTGCTTTCTCCACTGTCGAATTTCTGGAAACGCTTTGGCCTGCCGCCTTCCGTCGGCGCACTTTTGAGCCTCGGAACGGTGCTGAGCCTCTTGGCCATTCTGGCGTTTATCGCCGAACCCATTGTGGAACGCGCCTATGTGCAAATTCCTGACATCAAACGTGAGTTGAGTGCGACAATCAGCCAGATGCAGGACATGTTCCGGGGCATCAACGATGTGACGAAAGAAGTGCAGGACACGATTTCCCCCGCTTCCTCCGGTGAAGAAAGGGAAAGCGTCGACTTGCCGTCGCTCGGAGATGCGCTGTTTGCGGCGCCATCAATGATCGCGCAGATCCTGCTGTTTGCAGCCGCCCTGTTCTTTATCCTCCTGTCGCGGGACGACGTTTACGAAGGTTTGACCAAGGTGCATCCCGATAGCCCCTCGGGCGCCTGCCTGCGCGGTGCGGACGCCCGTGTATCACGGTATTTCCTCACGATCACGCTGATCAACACCTGTTTCGGGGTCATCGTGGCCAGCGCGCTTTGGGCCCTTGGTCTTCCGGGGCCAATGCTTTGGGGCATGATCGCCGCTTTGATGAATTTCCTGCTTTACATCGGCCCGGCCATGGTGGCCGTCTCCCTGGTTGTGGCCGGCGCCATCGCTTTTGAGGGCGCAATGTCTCTGGCGCCCGCCGCCACGTTTGTCATGCTCAACATGATGGAAGGTCAGTTCATCACGCCAACCCTCGTCGGGCGCCACATGCAGGTCAACCCGCTTCTGGTCTTCCTGTCGCTGTGCTTTTGGCTTTGGCTTTGGGGCCCTGTCGGCGGGTTCATTGCCATTCCGCTTCTGGTCTGGGGCATTGCCGTTTTCGAAGGCTGGGGACCAGCCCCAAAAGCCAGCCCCCAGAAAACCTGA
- a CDS encoding response regulator, with amino-acid sequence MSTAPTEKKLSLIVASLLPYLRRYARALTGDQQTGDKYAATTLEALLSDRSVFDEIESPKVALFHAFHLIWASAGAPTGEDETGLAKRAQAHLRRLTPNTREALLLHTIEEFTLDEVAEIMGTDADEVEHLLGVAQSEMTESINGRVMVIEDEAIIALDLQGIVADMGHQITGVASIASEAVKLAKETQPDLILSDIQLADGSSGIDAVNDILKGAADTPVIFITAFPERLLTGDRPEPAFVITKPYSEDQVRSAVSQAMFFASTETLVS; translated from the coding sequence ATGTCGACAGCTCCGACAGAGAAGAAACTGTCCCTCATTGTGGCCAGCCTTCTGCCCTACCTGCGTCGCTATGCCCGCGCGCTGACCGGGGATCAACAGACCGGGGACAAATATGCGGCGACGACTCTTGAGGCGCTTTTGAGCGACCGCTCCGTCTTTGATGAGATCGAAAGTCCGAAAGTGGCTTTGTTCCATGCTTTCCACCTGATCTGGGCCAGCGCGGGCGCGCCGACGGGCGAGGATGAGACGGGCCTTGCGAAACGTGCCCAGGCGCATTTGCGTCGCCTGACGCCGAACACCCGCGAGGCTTTGCTGCTCCACACGATCGAGGAATTCACCCTCGACGAGGTGGCCGAGATCATGGGCACCGATGCCGATGAGGTCGAACACCTTCTGGGCGTGGCACAATCCGAGATGACAGAAAGCATCAACGGTCGCGTCATGGTGATCGAAGATGAGGCGATCATCGCGCTCGATCTTCAGGGCATCGTGGCCGACATGGGCCACCAGATCACCGGTGTGGCCAGCATTGCCAGCGAAGCGGTGAAACTCGCGAAAGAGACCCAGCCGGATCTGATCCTCTCGGATATCCAGCTGGCCGATGGCTCGTCCGGCATCGACGCGGTGAACGACATCCTCAAGGGCGCGGCGGACACGCCGGTGATCTTCATCACCGCCTTCCCCGAGCGCCTGTTGACCGGCGACCGCCCGGAGCCGGCTTTCGTGATCACCAAACCCTATAGCGAAGATCAGGTGCGCTCTGCCGTGTCGCAGGCGATGTTCTTTGCCAGCACGGAAACCCTCGTATCCTGA
- a CDS encoding PQQ-dependent methanol/ethanol family dehydrogenase, whose protein sequence is MNRFVTAATAAIMSFGLAGGGVAGVTEEDLLNDATTPGDVLTNGMGRDLQRYSPLDTLNKDNIENLFPAWAFSFGGEKQRGQETQPLIYDGVMYVTGSYSRMYAIDLKTGEELWQYDARLPEGILPCCDVINRGGAIYGDNIYFGTLDARIVALDLKTGDVKWNKKIANYKEGYSYTAAPLIVNGLVITGNSGGEFGIVGEVQARDAETGDLVWTRPVIEGHMGTLNGEESTMTGELNATWPGDMWKTGGGATWLGGSYDADTDTLIFGTGNPAPWNSHLRDAGTPKDDNSGDNLYAASRLGIDPATGEIKWHFQTTPREGWDFDGVNEVVAFTDKDGNKRYATADRNGFFYVLNREDGAFVNATPFVSNITWAEGIDETGRPIFVEDARPGNPLEADKGEMVFSVPSFLGGKNWMPMAHSQKTGMFYVPSNEWGMDIWNEPISYKKGAAYLGAGFTIKPIFESHIGSLKAIEPETGDIKWDFQNDAPLWGGVMTTAGGLVFFGTPEGEFIALDDETGEKLWSFQTGSGIVGQPVTYEFEGEQYVTIVSGWGGAVPLWGGEVAKKVNYLNQGGTVWTFKLPKQLAMAN, encoded by the coding sequence ATGAACAGGTTTGTAACGGCTGCGACGGCGGCCATCATGAGCTTTGGGCTTGCGGGCGGGGGTGTTGCCGGGGTCACCGAAGAAGACCTTTTGAACGACGCCACCACGCCGGGCGATGTGTTGACCAACGGCATGGGGCGCGATCTTCAGCGCTATTCGCCGCTCGATACGCTCAACAAGGACAACATCGAAAATCTTTTTCCGGCCTGGGCCTTTAGCTTTGGCGGTGAGAAACAACGCGGTCAGGAAACCCAGCCGCTGATTTACGATGGCGTCATGTATGTCACCGGATCCTATTCGCGGATGTATGCGATTGATCTGAAGACCGGCGAGGAGCTTTGGCAATATGACGCCCGTCTGCCCGAAGGCATTTTGCCCTGCTGTGACGTGATCAACCGTGGTGGCGCGATTTATGGCGACAACATCTATTTCGGCACGCTGGATGCGCGCATCGTGGCGCTCGATCTCAAGACCGGCGATGTGAAATGGAACAAGAAAATCGCCAACTACAAAGAAGGCTATTCCTACACGGCGGCCCCGCTGATCGTGAACGGTCTGGTGATCACCGGCAACTCGGGCGGTGAATTCGGCATCGTCGGGGAAGTGCAGGCGCGGGATGCCGAGACCGGCGATCTGGTCTGGACCCGTCCGGTGATCGAGGGCCATATGGGCACGCTCAATGGCGAAGAATCGACCATGACGGGTGAGCTTAACGCCACCTGGCCGGGCGATATGTGGAAAACGGGCGGCGGTGCCACCTGGCTTGGCGGCTCTTACGATGCCGATACCGACACGCTTATCTTTGGCACGGGCAACCCGGCGCCGTGGAACTCGCATCTGCGCGATGCCGGAACGCCGAAGGACGACAATTCGGGCGACAACCTCTATGCCGCCTCGCGTCTGGGCATCGACCCGGCCACCGGCGAGATCAAATGGCATTTCCAAACCACCCCGCGCGAAGGCTGGGACTTTGACGGGGTGAACGAAGTGGTCGCTTTCACCGACAAAGACGGCAACAAACGCTACGCCACCGCCGACCGCAACGGGTTCTTCTACGTGCTGAACCGTGAAGACGGTGCTTTCGTCAACGCAACGCCGTTCGTGTCCAACATCACCTGGGCCGAGGGCATCGACGAGACGGGTCGTCCGATCTTTGTCGAGGACGCACGCCCGGGCAATCCTTTGGAGGCCGACAAGGGCGAGATGGTGTTCTCCGTGCCGTCCTTCCTGGGGGGCAAAAACTGGATGCCGATGGCGCACAGCCAGAAGACCGGCATGTTCTACGTGCCGTCGAACGAATGGGGCATGGACATCTGGAACGAGCCGATTTCCTACAAAAAAGGCGCGGCTTACCTGGGCGCTGGCTTTACCATCAAGCCGATCTTTGAAAGCCACATCGGGTCTTTGAAAGCCATCGAGCCGGAAACCGGCGACATCAAATGGGACTTCCAAAACGACGCACCGCTTTGGGGTGGGGTGATGACCACCGCAGGCGGTCTCGTGTTCTTTGGCACGCCTGAAGGCGAGTTCATCGCGCTTGATGACGAGACCGGTGAAAAGCTTTGGTCCTTCCAGACCGGGTCTGGGATTGTCGGCCAGCCGGTGACCTATGAGTTCGAAGGCGAGCAATATGTCACCATCGTCTCCGGCTGGGGCGGCGCGGTTCCGCTCTGGGGCGGGGAAGTGGCCAAAAAGGTCAACTACCTGAACCAAGGCGGCACGGTCTGGACCTTTAAACTGCCGAAACAATTGGCCATGGCCAACTAA
- a CDS encoding sensor histidine kinase: MNLRRLRDRVDGLGVRIAILLSIALFPIGLIAVSLTHQFAKAADERAQSNLLALTAQAAAGEEALIRTGFGTAESLAAVMPFVATDYDACNGVFSDFIDSNPSFSFAGYVSADGVLVCGSANAGQDFKNRSIYKSMIETPELRSDLVLDGQVSHRQVIVLSAPVFNDSAFDGYISLSLPHEDTRINLENAPVDRPVELITFNNEGEVLSATGGLENVAARLPDGRPLAHLTGQYRSSFSGVTNDGEERVFAVVPILKDQVYAIGSWPRERLSVAPGLAIATPMIFPIAMWITSLGVAYFAVHRLAIKHIRRLSRDMRQFAVSRRHDVRRKDPGLPRELREIEGAWHDLAETVVRDEAELEDTIHDKSVLLKEVHHRVKNNLQLIASIVNMKVRKAKTPEARVALKEVQGRVMSIATVHRSLYETTTEGRVRADQLLRSTVGKLVDAGVGNEVKLENTQTYEPITLYPDQAVPLSLLATEATTNALKYVGRPDGGLPNVEISLTRLEPEVARLTVANTKGTALLSSEQVTGTGLGTNLIQAFAQQLGGQLKVEDEDDRYSVVVEFSIAPFDEAADGKFSEVEDD; the protein is encoded by the coding sequence GTGAACCTGCGCAGATTGCGTGACCGTGTTGACGGTCTTGGCGTGCGCATCGCGATTTTGCTGTCCATTGCCTTGTTCCCCATCGGGTTGATCGCGGTTTCGCTGACCCACCAATTCGCCAAAGCAGCCGATGAGCGCGCGCAGAGCAATCTGCTCGCGCTCACGGCGCAGGCGGCGGCGGGTGAGGAGGCGTTGATCCGCACGGGCTTTGGCACGGCGGAGTCTCTGGCCGCCGTGATGCCCTTTGTTGCGACGGATTATGACGCCTGTAACGGCGTGTTTTCGGATTTCATCGACAGCAATCCGTCGTTTTCCTTTGCGGGCTATGTCAGCGCCGATGGGGTTTTGGTCTGCGGCTCTGCGAACGCCGGGCAAGATTTCAAAAATCGCAGCATTTACAAAAGCATGATCGAGACCCCCGAGCTCAGAAGCGATCTCGTTCTTGATGGTCAGGTCAGCCATCGACAAGTGATCGTGCTCTCTGCGCCGGTTTTCAACGACAGCGCTTTCGATGGCTACATCAGCCTCTCCCTGCCGCACGAAGACACCCGCATCAACCTCGAAAATGCGCCGGTCGACCGGCCCGTCGAACTGATCACCTTCAATAACGAAGGCGAGGTGTTGAGCGCGACCGGTGGCCTCGAAAATGTCGCTGCACGTCTGCCTGATGGTCGCCCCCTGGCCCATCTCACCGGGCAATATCGTAGCTCTTTCTCCGGCGTGACCAATGATGGCGAAGAGCGTGTCTTTGCCGTGGTGCCGATCCTGAAAGACCAAGTCTACGCCATCGGGAGCTGGCCACGCGAACGCCTGTCGGTGGCACCGGGGCTGGCGATCGCGACGCCGATGATTTTCCCCATCGCAATGTGGATCACCAGTCTCGGTGTGGCCTATTTCGCGGTGCACCGCCTCGCGATCAAACACATCCGCCGTCTCAGCCGCGACATGCGCCAATTTGCGGTCAGCCGGCGTCATGATGTCCGTCGCAAAGACCCGGGACTGCCGCGCGAATTGCGCGAAATCGAAGGGGCTTGGCACGATCTGGCGGAGACGGTGGTCCGCGACGAGGCGGAGCTCGAGGATACGATTCACGACAAATCTGTGCTCTTGAAAGAGGTGCATCACCGGGTCAAAAACAACCTGCAACTTATTGCCTCCATCGTGAACATGAAGGTGCGCAAGGCGAAAACCCCCGAAGCGCGCGTTGCCCTCAAAGAGGTGCAGGGCCGTGTGATGAGCATCGCCACCGTGCACCGCAGTTTGTACGAGACCACCACAGAGGGCCGGGTGCGGGCAGATCAGCTCTTGCGCAGCACGGTCGGCAAGCTGGTCGATGCGGGGGTGGGCAATGAGGTCAAACTGGAGAACACCCAGACCTACGAGCCGATCACGCTCTACCCGGATCAGGCGGTGCCGTTGTCGCTCTTGGCGACCGAGGCCACGACCAACGCCCTGAAATACGTGGGGCGGCCTGATGGCGGACTTCCCAATGTGGAAATCAGTCTGACCAGGCTCGAACCCGAAGTGGCCCGCCTGACGGTGGCCAACACCAAGGGCACAGCGCTTTTGTCGTCGGAACAGGTGACGGGCACGGGGCTTGGCACGAACCTGATCCAAGCCTTCGCGCAACAGCTCGGCGGGCAGCTTAAGGTCGAAGACGAAGACGACCGCTACAGCGTTGTGGTTGAGTTCTCGATTGCCCCCTTCGATGAGGCGGCAGACGGAAAGTTTTCGGAGGTGGAAGACGACTGA
- a CDS encoding ATP-binding cassette domain-containing protein, with amino-acid sequence MSILSDRLEAAFPVKAALLHLDLRSVSAGGAQILGAIRLDIHAGETVALTGPSGVGKTTLLRVISGLHRDYEGEITRPPRLSAVFQNPTLLPWRRAWQNLTLTTGISKAQARDWLTVVGLSDHADHFPEQMSLGQQRRLALARAFAASPDLLLMDEAFVSLDPKLADEMMQLFETLRTQHGTTTLLVTHDRTEAARLADRVLCLDGSPATLRATV; translated from the coding sequence ATGTCCATCCTCTCGGACAGGCTTGAGGCGGCTTTCCCTGTGAAGGCCGCCTTGCTGCACCTCGATCTGCGCTCGGTGTCCGCCGGGGGGGCGCAGATCCTCGGGGCTATTCGGCTCGACATCCATGCGGGCGAAACTGTTGCGCTGACCGGCCCGTCGGGGGTCGGCAAAACCACGCTGTTGCGGGTCATTTCCGGGCTGCACCGCGACTACGAGGGCGAGATCACCCGCCCGCCCCGGCTGTCGGCTGTGTTCCAAAACCCGACGCTTTTGCCCTGGCGCAGGGCCTGGCAGAACCTCACCCTGACCACCGGGATTTCCAAGGCACAGGCGCGCGACTGGCTCACTGTCGTCGGCCTCTCCGATCACGCCGATCACTTCCCCGAACAGATGTCTTTAGGCCAACAACGCCGCCTCGCACTGGCGCGGGCCTTTGCCGCCTCGCCCGATCTGTTGTTGATGGACGAGGCCTTTGTGTCGCTCGACCCAAAGCTGGCTGATGAGATGATGCAGCTTTTCGAGACTCTGCGCACCCAGCACGGCACGACGACGCTTTTGGTCACCCACGACCGCACGGAGGCCGCGCGGCTGGCGGATCGGGTGCTCTGCCTCGACGGCAGCCCTGCCACGCTCCGCGCCACCGTTTAA
- a CDS encoding DUF1328 domain-containing protein, protein MLGWALTFLIVAIVAGVFGFGGIASASAGIAQILFFIFIVLFLLAMVARAVRGKPPV, encoded by the coding sequence ATGCTTGGCTGGGCACTTACTTTTCTTATCGTTGCGATTGTCGCCGGGGTTTTCGGTTTCGGTGGTATCGCGAGCGCTTCCGCCGGGATCGCGCAAATCCTGTTCTTCATCTTCATCGTCCTGTTTTTGCTGGCGATGGTCGCACGTGCTGTTCGGGGTAAGCCGCCGGTTTAA
- a CDS encoding phage holin family protein → MLTALQHNLARGARRAAWVSVGGVLMAVGIGFLTVAAWIMLSTLRDAQFAALVIGLVYVGFGMVIVAVNSSGDRRQSLEQQRAEEVRRRAESPPEDDLFARIAVAFAEGVQAGKALRK, encoded by the coding sequence ATGCTGACGGCATTGCAACATAATTTGGCCCGGGGCGCACGTCGTGCGGCCTGGGTCTCTGTGGGTGGGGTCCTCATGGCGGTCGGGATCGGTTTTCTGACCGTCGCCGCATGGATCATGCTGAGCACCCTGCGCGATGCGCAATTTGCGGCCTTGGTCATTGGCCTTGTTTACGTGGGCTTCGGGATGGTGATCGTTGCGGTCAACTCAAGTGGTGACAGACGACAATCTTTGGAGCAACAGCGCGCCGAAGAGGTCAGGAGGCGCGCGGAATCTCCGCCTGAGGACGATCTCTTTGCCCGCATTGCCGTTGCTTTCGCCGAGGGTGTGCAAGCCGGCAAAGCGCTTCGTAAATAA
- a CDS encoding DNA starvation/stationary phase protection protein, which produces MKDGLNTTPEATDVNTGVKSPKAVADGLSQVLTDTYALLLKTHIYHWNVEGPLFYSVHNLTEEQYGALFEATDELAERIRALGQLAPMSIGDILAGTKVQDTAKSPSATEMVADLAQDHEQLASQMHKLIKLAEEHNDDVTADMATARAAFHEKAAWMLRAIAKS; this is translated from the coding sequence ATGAAGGATGGTCTCAACACCACTCCCGAAGCCACCGACGTCAACACCGGGGTGAAATCCCCAAAAGCCGTCGCGGACGGGCTTTCCCAGGTTTTGACAGACACCTACGCACTTCTGCTCAAGACGCATATTTATCACTGGAACGTCGAGGGGCCGCTGTTCTACAGCGTCCACAACCTGACCGAAGAGCAATATGGCGCGCTGTTCGAAGCGACCGATGAATTGGCCGAACGCATTCGTGCGCTGGGGCAACTGGCGCCCATGTCGATCGGCGACATTCTGGCGGGCACCAAGGTGCAGGACACGGCCAAATCGCCAAGCGCCACGGAAATGGTGGCCGATCTGGCGCAGGACCACGAACAGCTCGCCTCCCAGATGCACAAGCTGATCAAGCTGGCCGAGGAGCACAATGACGATGTGACAGCCGATATGGCGACCGCGCGTGCCGCGTTCCACGAGAAAGCGGCCTGGATGCTTCGGGCGATTGCGAAATCCTAA
- a CDS encoding DUF883 domain-containing protein — translation MARTQTNGSVEQTSADLSAQIETLKADVAELTKVMGDYGRAQKAQIGATAEDSFEAAKQKGAETAEYARQQARDAYAGAEKTVRANPAASVGIAAGVGFLVGLLATRRS, via the coding sequence ATGGCACGCACTCAAACCAATGGGTCCGTCGAACAGACCTCTGCCGATCTCTCGGCTCAAATCGAAACTTTGAAAGCCGATGTTGCCGAACTCACCAAGGTGATGGGCGATTACGGTCGCGCGCAGAAAGCTCAAATCGGTGCTACAGCCGAAGACAGTTTTGAGGCCGCGAAACAGAAAGGCGCCGAAACCGCCGAATACGCCCGCCAGCAAGCGCGGGATGCCTATGCAGGGGCTGAGAAAACCGTCCGCGCAAATCCGGCGGCCTCCGTCGGCATCGCCGCAGGTGTGGGGTTTCTGGTCGGCCTTCTGGCCACCCGTCGTTCGTAA
- a CDS encoding RNA polymerase sigma factor: protein MTGDKTQTKESTAQDTPLDPREEIVTHLPAMRAFALSLTRNPSQADDLVQDAVIKAWKNLASFQVGTNMRAWLFTILRNTFYSDRRKSKREVQDTDGAFAATLANKPDHDGRLAMADFEEAFVQLKSEQREALMLVGAMGFSYEEAAETCEVAVGTIKSRVNRARQTLSELMNLKEGEPLELTDQQTMAVMSSNMPGRGDAA, encoded by the coding sequence ATGACCGGTGATAAGACCCAGACCAAGGAAAGCACGGCGCAGGACACGCCGCTCGATCCGCGCGAAGAGATCGTCACGCACCTGCCTGCCATGCGGGCCTTTGCATTGAGCCTCACCCGCAACCCGTCGCAGGCCGACGATCTGGTGCAGGATGCGGTGATCAAGGCGTGGAAAAACCTGGCCTCTTTTCAGGTTGGCACCAATATGCGGGCCTGGCTCTTCACCATCCTGCGCAACACCTTTTATTCCGACCGCCGCAAAAGCAAACGCGAGGTGCAGGACACGGATGGCGCCTTTGCCGCCACTTTGGCGAACAAACCGGACCATGACGGTCGTCTCGCCATGGCGGATTTCGAGGAGGCTTTTGTGCAGCTCAAATCCGAACAGCGCGAAGCCCTGATGCTCGTCGGTGCCATGGGGTTTTCCTACGAAGAAGCCGCCGAGACCTGTGAGGTTGCCGTGGGCACGATCAAAAGCCGCGTGAACCGCGCACGTCAGACCCTCAGCGAGTTGATGAACCTCAAAGAGGGCGAGCCGCTTGAGCTGACCGATCAACAGACCATGGCGGTGATGAGCTCGAACATGCCCGGACGGGGGGACGCCGCGTGA
- a CDS encoding NepR family anti-sigma factor has translation MAQQKPKPNLDEQIEMNLKKVYQKTLEEEVPDRFLELLEQLKEQDMRDDR, from the coding sequence ATGGCGCAGCAAAAACCAAAACCAAATCTCGATGAGCAGATCGAGATGAATTTGAAGAAAGTCTATCAGAAAACCCTCGAAGAGGAGGTGCCGGACCGATTCCTGGAATTGCTTGAGCAACTCAAGGAACAGGATATGCGCGATGACCGGTGA
- a CDS encoding ABC transporter substrate-binding protein: protein MTKFTKGLAALAAAMSLTGALAAKADDLPTLKAALYMSGTVAWEVDTIRHNGFDTAQGFTLEAMDVAGGAASRVALAAGEVDMIVADWLWVAAQRAEGKDYVFLPYSKAVGGLYVPKDSPAQSLADLKGGKIGIAGGPNDKSWLILRAYAEQMSGQDLASETEQVFGAPPLIFKSALSGELDGAINFWHFGAKMEASGMRLLASTSEAALALGLNPDTPLLGYVVRGEVLAEHPEVVKGLAAASRQAKDLLATDDAAWERLRARMNVKNDTQFAALKAGWIAGIPAEGPVSEEDAAKMLTLMAKLGGEDLVGQATNLPAGTFYNPAS, encoded by the coding sequence ATGACGAAATTCACCAAAGGACTGGCCGCTCTGGCGGCGGCGATGTCACTGACCGGCGCACTGGCCGCCAAGGCCGACGACCTGCCGACACTCAAGGCCGCGCTTTACATGTCCGGCACCGTGGCCTGGGAGGTCGACACCATCCGCCACAACGGCTTTGACACCGCGCAGGGCTTTACCCTCGAGGCCATGGATGTCGCAGGCGGCGCCGCTTCGCGCGTGGCATTGGCGGCGGGCGAAGTCGATATGATCGTCGCCGATTGGCTCTGGGTCGCCGCCCAACGTGCCGAGGGCAAGGACTACGTGTTCCTCCCCTATTCCAAAGCCGTCGGCGGGCTTTACGTGCCGAAAGACAGCCCCGCGCAAAGCCTTGCCGATCTCAAAGGTGGCAAGATTGGCATCGCGGGCGGGCCGAATGACAAAAGCTGGCTGATCCTGCGCGCCTATGCGGAACAGATGTCGGGGCAAGACCTCGCCTCTGAGACCGAACAGGTGTTCGGCGCGCCGCCGCTGATCTTCAAATCCGCGCTCTCCGGCGAACTGGATGGGGCGATCAATTTCTGGCATTTCGGGGCAAAGATGGAAGCCTCTGGCATGCGGCTTCTGGCCTCCACCTCTGAGGCCGCGCTGGCTCTGGGCCTCAACCCAGACACGCCGCTTTTGGGCTATGTGGTGCGGGGCGAAGTGTTGGCCGAGCATCCCGAAGTGGTCAAAGGTCTGGCCGCTGCCTCCCGTCAGGCCAAGGACCTTTTGGCCACGGATGACGCGGCTTGGGAGCGGTTGCGCGCGCGGATGAACGTCAAAAATGACACACAATTCGCGGCGCTCAAAGCCGGTTGGATCGCGGGCATCCCCGCCGAAGGCCCGGTCTCCGAAGAAGACGCCGCCAAGATGCTGACCCTCATGGCGAAACTCGGCGGCGAAGATCTGGTCGGTCAAGCGACCAACCTGCCCGCAGGCACCTTCTATAACCCGGCCTCATGA
- a CDS encoding c-type cytochrome — protein sequence MKAKHIAAAVIPALFATVAFAGEYDAIKTAAGAEFFDKECHRCHSVDADRASYGPLLTGVVGRAAGTFEGYPYSEALKNAGFVWTKGAIRAWMEDNDALVPGTKMRHVGVSDPTVQDFIVTYLASISE from the coding sequence ATGAAAGCCAAACATATCGCCGCTGCCGTGATCCCGGCACTCTTTGCAACAGTTGCCTTTGCGGGCGAATACGACGCCATCAAAACCGCCGCAGGAGCCGAGTTCTTCGACAAGGAATGCCACCGCTGCCACTCCGTCGATGCCGACCGCGCGAGCTATGGCCCGCTTTTGACCGGCGTCGTCGGGCGCGCGGCGGGGACGTTCGAGGGCTACCCCTATTCCGAAGCTTTGAAAAACGCGGGCTTTGTCTGGACCAAGGGCGCGATCCGAGCCTGGATGGAGGACAATGACGCGCTCGTGCCGGGGACGAAAATGCGCCACGTCGGCGTGAGCGACCCGACGGTGCAGGATTTCATTGTCACCTATCTGGCGTCGATCTCCGAGTGA